The sequence below is a genomic window from Colias croceus chromosome 11, ilColCroc2.1.
GTTCATGAGATCAAGCTTTTGCGCACAGAACTGTCCGGTTTTCGAAGGGATATGTCACAGTTAACATTGGCTATATCACAGATAAATACCAGACTTGATGAAGTGGAAGATAGGATCTCAAAATTAGAGGATAAAACCTTGACACAAGCCCAGTCTGATAACTGTGATAGCCTGCTTAAATCGGTTGCGGAGCTCCAACACCGTCTCAATGAGTCAGAACAGGACAACCTGATGAATGACGTCGAGATAACGGGCATTCCAGAGAACAGCGCCGAGAACCTCACGCACATTGCTATGACGCTTGCTCGTAAAATTGGTCAGCAGTTGGATGAACGTGATATAGTAAGCGCGCATCGATCTGGTCGGCGGTCTTTGAATAATGCCCCTAATATTTCGTCACGTGTGCGCCCCATCGTCGTGCGCTTGGCGCGCAGATCGGTACGGGACGACCTCCTGCGCGCTGCACGCGTGCATCGTGGCGCAGACACCGCGGGAACTGATATCGGCGGCGAGCCTCGTCGCTTTTATGTCAATGAACATTTAACTAGTACTAATCGTAGATTGTTTTATATGGCTCGTCAAAAAGGTACTGAAATGAAATGGCGTTATATCTGGACCCGTGCAGGACGTATATATGCTAGATGTGAATCAAATTCTCAATCTTTTTGTATAAAGTCAGAAGAGGacattaaacaaattttttgTCGTATTGCCGTTTGAACaatttaattctaaatatttgtactgtatataatttgattttatgtaaaaagcAATCAGCATATTATAGAAAGGCTTGTTAtatttgcaaaaataaaaatatttgtaatttctcattaattataaaatatcaaccGAGTAAAATGTTTAGATATAGATTTAAGAATTATGATACTGTTGCagtttatcataattattttagtttgttaATTCTTAAGTTACTAATGGACACTGTTTTTGGTTTAAGGTTTATTAATCATTATTGCGGCAGTGTGGTGCTGAATTGGGGTATTCTACAAAcgttagtatatattataatgtatatcttattaataatatcgtATGTATCTTGTATAGTATTTAAAGAATATGTGTGTATActaatatatttacttatatttcttACTTATACTTGTATAATTACAACACTCTTAATTAATTCTAATTTTCataagtgtaaaatatatgataaCATGCATTTGTATTACTTTGTATTAACTGAGAACTAttcttgtttatataaaaaattagactcaattattatcaaatattatacttttgaACAAATAACTATATATTTCATTCATGTTCGATAGGGGAAACAGAATAAAAATTGGTTTTCTTAACCCTGGTTCTCTTAGCACTCGCCATGATGAGTTTATGGTGGCAATGGATCGTCACGCTGTCGATATCATGGCAATCAACGAAACATGGCTGCGTGAGGGTGAGGAAGGGCGCGCACCAAGTGTGCCGGGTTACCGCCTACGCCATATCCCTCGGCCACAGACTGTACGTTCTCGGGGAGGTGGGGTTGGATTTTATCTTAAATCGAGCTTGTCGTACCGCATATTAACACATCCAGTGACACACCCCGTTGAACAGATGtggataaaaataacaagtcGTGGACGCACAATTGTTATCGGTACTGCGTACCGGCCGCCGTGGTTAGACGTTGACACATTCTTTGATGCTCTCATTGACTCCATAGGCACATTCATTTTTAGTGACTATATTGTACTTTTAGGTGATTTTAACGTGAACGTATTGAACAAAAATcacaacaatacaaaaaagttaTCCGAATTTTTACAATCAGCGGGATTGAACCAAATTGTGTCTCAACCTACTCATTTTACAAATGACAGTGAAACATTAATTGACTTAATTTGTACCAATGCAGGCGTATCTAGTGTAACAGTTGATCACATTGCCTCTCTTAGTAATCACTCGGTTATATCTTgccatttgaatattttaaaggaaCGGACAAAGCCAAGGTGGATCTCGCGTAGATGTATAAGGGATATAGAtcataatcattttaataaatcgttAATCGCAGTTGATTGGAAGTACttgttatcaataaaaaatgtcaaCGATATCGTTACTTTGTTCACAAGTAGTATGGTAGAAATTTTCGATTCACATGCGCCTAGGAAAAATATATACGTCAAATTGAAACAGCCACCTTGGTTGacgtataatattaaacaaatgatGAAAAGACGAGACGAAGCTCAAGCCAGGGCTAAAATTTGTAAGACAGATAGTGCCAAAAACTACTAtatcgatttaaaaaaatatgttgcaTCTGCACTTCATCGAGAAAAAACAGCTTACTTTGAAACATACATTAATTCTAACATACAAAATCCACGGGCTTTATGGACCCATATAAAAGATAATGTACAGATTAAACAAAAAGATGACTTCATACTTCCAGCGCATATCAGTGACGCCAATACTATAAatacacatttcctaaatgTCCCTATCAATAACGCCGTACCAACGTCTTACTTAGCTTACTTCAACGAACATCGCTTTATAAGCAATGCCTCTTTCGAGCTGAAGCCTGTGAGCGAAGATACTGTACTTAAGGCATTAAAGAGTCTCAAGTCTCAAGCAGTAGGTATCGATGACTTGTCTCTAGATATGATTAACCTCACAATATCACAGACACTACCTATCTTGACGCACATTATTAATGTATCTTTAAAAAGTGGTACATTTCCGGCGATGTGGCAGAGTGCATTGGTGCGACCACttccaaagaaaaataatcCTGCATCTGTTAAAGATTTACGGCCTATCAGCATCTTGCCATGTTGCTCCAAAATCCTTGAAAAGATTGTTCACAAACAGTTAATGGATTATCTTGAGTCCAATAACATACTGCCCGACCTTCAATCTGGTTTCAGAAAGCGAAGAGGTACTGTAACGGCATTGACAGATGTGctggataatattttatgcgaACAAGATTGTGGTAAAGGAACGCTTTTGGTCCTTTTAGACTTTTCACGTGCTTTTGACACCATAGATACTAACCTACTTTTGTCAAAATTGGTCTATTACGGCTTTTGCCCACAATCTGTTGCTTGGTTTAAGAGTTATCTTAGTGAACGTAGGCAAACTGTAGTGGTCTCTAATAGTGACGGAACTACTTCTCTTTCTCATTGTAGTCCAGTGAAACGAGGAGTACCTCAGGGTTCTATTTTGGGACCTATTTTGTTTGTCTTGTACACTGCAGATATAATATCGAAAATTAAGTACTGCCACTACCATATTTACGCTGATGATGTCCAATTATATACCTCCTTTAAACCTGATAATACTGACgaattcatacaaaaattaaacgaCGATCTAGACAGCATTTCAAAATGGTCAATGAATAACGCATTAGTGCTCAACGCCGAAAAAACCAAATATATGATACTGGGTACTcctcaaattattaaaaaagttgaGCAACAAACGTCGCTGTTGCATGTAAATGGAGTTCCGTTGGAACGTGTGCGTGAGGCTCGGAATCTAGGTGTAATTTTCGATGAAGCACTTAGATTCGAAAAGTTCATAAATACGACAATCGCAAACTGCTTCTATCGATTAAAACTATTGTATCGCATAAGAAATTATCTAGACCCTCGTCTACGTCTCAGACTATGTGAGTCTTTGGTTTTGTCAAAACTCAACTATGCGGATGTAATGTACGGTCCTCGTCTCCTGTCTCGTACTAAAAACGCCATTCAACGAGTGCAAAACGCTTGCGCAAGGTTTTGTTGGGATATTCCTGCTCGCACGCACATCTcgccttatttaaaaaaagcaaatatCCTTAACATGGACCATCGTAGGCGTTTACATCTTGCATCTCTTCTCTTTGATGTGATCAGTACCAAAGCCCCAGCGTATCTCTATAATAAACTGACATGGATGGGATGTAATAATGGTATAACTACTAGGGCGACTCTTGTCAAACTGGCAGTACCTAAACACCATAAATCGATTTTTAaaggtagttttaaatatagtgCGACTAAGTGCTGGAATAATTTACCGCCTCCATTACGAAACTCGAGGACCTTATCAAGTTTTAAACATGGCTTTAAAAAGCAGCTTCTTACCGAGTTTCGTAACCAGCCTTAGTCGCATAGGATATTACAGGGTACGattgtgtttattgtttattgtgttatattgtatttcatacctatattacctatatgtaaaattatgttattatgttttgtttatattatattactattattattaatatgtacttgTGTTGTGTAttctactaattattatatatttgtatattacctatatttaagtatacatGAGAAATAATAGtacgtatattttataattcaagtCTATTGACTGGCACTCCAACAAGGGGCtactgaaaatcagcgcttCACAACAAGTGCAGCACATGCTGAGTAGCGACCCTTTTTAGCACCACACTGATTAGGAAtaagttctattttttttttcttttttaatttgttgcttttgttttgtgtttttttttttccttttattatgtgtgtggtgttgaataaacttttcttcttcttcttcttcttctaaaGTGATTGattctaattataatatgataattgataataatttaaatataatcttgacatggtttaaaaataataatttatctgcTAACATGACGAAGACCAAATACATACAATTCTCCAATTACAATACTAAGAATAAACCCCTAACTCTCGCGCACTGTAGTGGAGCGTTGGAGCGGgtgaatacaataaaatttctcgGATTAAACATAGACGAGCATTGTAATTGGAAGGCACACTGCGAAGCGATGGCTGGGAAAGTGAACAGGTTTGTGTTTGCGTTGAGAAGGTTGAGAAAAACTGTAACTTTTAATGCTGCACTAACTGCATATCACAGCTACGTTACCTCAGTTTTAAGATAT
It includes:
- the LOC123695665 gene encoding uncharacterized protein LOC123695665, translated to MPANEDTDAFLDAVMQQDAPSLVHEIKLLRTELSGFRRDMSQLTLAISQINTRLDEVEDRISKLEDKTLTQAQSDNCDSLLKSVAELQHRLNESEQDNLMNDVEITGIPENSAENLTHIAMTLARKIGQQLDERDIVSAHRSGRRSLNNAPNISSRVRPIVVRLARRSVRDDLLRAARVHRGADTAGTDIGGEPRRFYVNEHLTSTNRRLFYMARQKGTEMKWRYIWTRAGRIYARCESNSQSFCIKSEEDIKQIFCRIAV